The following coding sequences lie in one Eleginops maclovinus isolate JMC-PN-2008 ecotype Puerto Natales chromosome 21, JC_Emac_rtc_rv5, whole genome shotgun sequence genomic window:
- the LOC134883839 gene encoding F-box/LRR-repeat protein 7-like produces MGANNGKQYGSEGKGSSSISSDISSSTDHTPTKAPKNVATTEGLDSSTRTLSTPSPGLILPSKSSSLSSPALSSNGHETHSSSSSSAPAETVAVVHSQPGTHTRTRQSKTHHHALVDLLPDLTLLQVFSHLPTNQLCRCARVCRRWYNLAWDPRLWSTVRLTGELLHADRAIRVLTHRLCQDTPNVCLTLETVVVNGCKRLTDRGLHVVAQCCPELRRLEVAGCYNISNDAVFEVVSRCPSLEHLNLSGCSKVTCISLTQEASLQLSPLHGQQISIHYLDMTDCFSLEDEGLRTIASHCPRLTHLYLRRCIRLTDEALRHLALHCPSIKELSLSDCRLVGDFGLREVARLEGCLRYLSVAHCTRITDVGMRYVARYCPRLRYLNARGCEGLTDHGMSHLARSCPKLKSLDVGKCPLVSDSGLEQLAMYCQGLRRMSLRACESVTGRGLKALAANCCELQLLNVQDCEVSPDALRFVRRHCRRCVIEHTNPGFY; encoded by the exons ATGGGTGCGAACAATGGAAAACAGTATGGAAGCGAGG GTAAAGGGAGCTCAAGCATCTCTTCTGACATAAGTTCGAGCACAGATCACACACCAACCAAAGCTCCAAAGAATGTGGCTACCACCGAAG gttTAGACTCCAGCACTCGGACTCTGAGCACCCCCAGCCCTGGTCTGATCCTGCCATCCaagtcctcctctctctcctcacctgcCCTCTCCAGTAACGGCCATGAGACTCactcctcttcgtcctcctctGCCCCCGCTGAAACTGTCGCCGTGGTCCACTCTCAACCTGGCACTCACACACGTACCCGCCAGTCAAAAACCCACCACCACGCTCTTGTTGACCTCCTCCCTGACCTCACCCTCCTGCAGGTCTTCTCTCACCTCCCCACCAATCAGCTGTGCCGCTGCGCGCGAGTATGCCGCCGCTGGTACAATCTGGCGTGGGACCCGAGGCTGTGGAGCACCGTCCGGCTGACGGGAGAGCTTCTCCACGCCGACCGCGCCATCAGGGTGCTGACCCACCGGCTGTGCCAGGACACCCCCAACGTGTGTCTGACCCTGGAGACGGTGGTGGTGAACGGCTGCAAAAGGCTCACCGACCGGGGGCTTCACGTGGTGGCTCAGTGCTGCCCGGAGCTCCGTCGCCTTGAGGTCGCTGGCTGTTACAACATCTCCAATGATGCTGTGTTTGAGGTGGTGTCCCGCTGCCCCAGCCTGGAACACCTGAACCTCTCAG GCTGCTCAAAGGTCACATGTATCAGCCTTACCCAGGAGGCCTCACTACAGCTGTCCCCTCTTCACGGCCAGCAGATCTCCATCCACTACCTGGACATGACCGATTGTTTTTCCCTTGAGGACGAGGGCTTGCGAACTATCGCCTCCCACTGCCCCCGCCTCACACATCTGTATTTGCGCCGCTGCATCAGACTGACGGATGAAGCCTTGCGCCACCTGGCTCTCCACTGCCCTTCAATAAAGGAGCTTAGTCTCAGTGACTGCCGCCTGGTGGGGGATTTCGGCCTGCGTGAAGTTGCCCGCCTTGAGGGCTGCCTTCGCTACCTGAGTGTGGCTCACTGCACCCGTATAACTGATGTAGGCATGCGCTACGTTGCTCGCTACTGCCCTAGACTGCGTTACTTGAACGCCAGAGGTTGTGAGGGGCTGACAGACCACGGCATGAGCCACTTGGCCAGGAGCTGCCCCAAACTCAAGTCCCTTGACGTGGGAAAGTGCCCGCTTGTGTCTGACAGCGGGCTGGAGCAGCTGGCTATGTACTGCCAAGGCCTGAGGCGAATGAGCCTGAGAGCGTGCGAGAGTGTGACAGGCCGAGGACTCAAAGCTCTGGCTGCCAACTGCTGCGAGCTGCAGCTTCTCAACGTGCAGGACTGCGAGGTGTCGCCAGACGCTCTGCGTTTCGTGAGACGCCACTGCCGGCGTTGCGTCATCGAGCACACAAACCCCGGTTTCTACTGA
- the LOC134858130 gene encoding fatty acyl-CoA hydrolase precursor, medium chain-like: MCCGNILCFCVLESSGPDVILKAGTVRGHYTAVKGVEQQVEEYLGIPFAHPPVGPLRFATPQPAEPWDGVRDATKMPKMRVPKVMVWIHEGGLASEGGGGGFQYDGSPLAAYQNVVVVVIQYRLSILGFLSTGDQHSPGNWGFLDPIVSLEWVCDNIAAFNGDPNSVLCPLAEGLFHKAIATSGAAPLEPHYTSNPLAMAQMIANLTVRAATVGSLLSVSKADLKHQEFQKVPMMIGLTNHEFGWMLPKVKWQDRLYVNMDIIWSCTKKHASGANDLILNEYLRQADSPEDVHAGVPVYMYEFQHCPLMHGSTRPTFVKADHYDDSLFFLGSCFCTGHTVVTGHMSQEEEELSKLAMEYIKNFARSGSPNGPGLVDWPLYDHNKNYLNLNLQQTVGQGLEQNRAQVLDVVLKSHTVNDEL; the protein is encoded by the exons atgtgttGTGGAAACATTCTGTGCTTCTGTGTATTAGAGAGCTCTGGACCTGATGTGATTTTAAAAGCCGGCACTGTGCGAGGACATTACACAGCAGTGAAAGGTGTAGAGCAGCAGGTTGAGGAGTATTTAGGCATTCCGTTTGCTCATCCACCTGTGGGGCCCTTGAGATTTGCTACCCCCCAGCCAGCTGAGCCCTGGGATGGGGTAAGGGATGCAACTAAAATGCCTAAAAT GAGGGTTCCTAAG GTGATGGTGTGGATCCATGAGGGAGGCCTGGcttcagagggggggggggggggcttccaGTATGATGGTTCACCCCTGGCAGCCTATCAGAATGTGGTTGTGGTTGTCATTCAGTATCGCCTTAGTATTTTGGGATTCCTAAG CACCGGTGACCAGCATTCACCTGGTAACTGGGGCTTCTTGGATCCAATTGTCAGCCTTGAGTGGGTTTGTGACAACATTGCAGCCTTTAATGGAGACCCAAATTCA GTACTGTGTCCATTAGCTGAGGGTTTATTCCACAAAGCTATCGCCACGAGTGGAGCTGCACCACTGGAGCCCCATTACACCAGCAATCCACTGGCTATGGCCCAG ATGATAGCCAATCTGACTGTGAGAGCAGCAACAGTGGGAAGCTTGTTGAGTGTCTCAAAGGCCG ATTTAAAGCATCAAGAATTCCAGAAGGTTCCTATGATGATAGGACTGACCAATCATGAATTTGGATGGATGCTGCCAAAGGTAAAATGGCAAGACCGTTTATATGTCAACATGGATATCATTTGGTCATGTACCAAAAAGCAT GCCTCAGGTGCAAATGATTTAATACTGAATGAATACCTGCGACAGGCAGACTCCCCAGAGGACGTAC ACGCGGGTGTGCCTGTGTACATGTACGAATTTCAGCATTGTCCTCTGATGCACGGCAGCACGAGACCCACTTTTGTCAAAGCAGACCACTATGAtgattctttgttttttctcgGATCCTGCTTTTGTACAGGACACACGGTGGTTACAG GACACATGTCacaagaagaggaggaacttAGTAAGCTCGCAATGGAGTACATAAAAAACTTTGCACGCAGCGG GTCTCCAAATGGGCCTGGACTAGTGGATTGGCCTCTTTACGACCACAACAAAAACTAcctgaatctgaatctgcagCAGACAGTCGGCCAAGGACTGGAGCAGAACAGAGCTCAGGTCCTTGATGTGGTCCTAAAGTCTCACACTGTTAATGATGAACTCTAA
- the LOC134884063 gene encoding TNFAIP3-interacting protein 1-like isoform X1 — MSQQENPMDRPAVERSQRSQTTDNRQTHRLYPSLPEINRYDVCVAERSTGVKLPSAAVHPPQSLLRDNQLQKSAASSDVRMKAQIRILEDQRQELLCINEKWAKEYRTMVRYYKEKVQDLKALLHHDHLAVEICEGENVPSNTKVEDKDNTWTGEEVLKAETEAEELRAQNNTLTRRGQHQNEEIQRLNKALQEALQITNPLDASTETLQDIWKHQAQIYKEDFLTERKDREKLKEKNLEQEKKFRKVHSELRVLKSQVAQTPQPVLECTCTKQNTNWEVRQINENHIQLQRRYTPNKKL, encoded by the exons ATG TCACAACAAGAAAACCCAATGGACAGGCCAGCTGTGGAGAGATCACAGAGATCACAGACCACAGataacagacagacacacagactgTATCCATCACTGCCAGAAATAAACAG GTATGATGTTTGTGTGGCGGAGCGTTCCACTGGAGTAAAGCTTCCTTCCGCTGCTGTTCATCCTCCCCAGAGCCTGCTGAGAGACAATCAG TTACAAAAGTCGGCTGCAAGCAGTGACGTCAGAATGAAAGCCCAGATACGTATCTTGGAAGATCAGAGGCAGGAG CTTCTCTGCATTAATGAGAAATGGGCTAAGGAGTACCGCACCATGGTACGATACTACAAAGAGAAG GTTCAGGATTTGAAAGCATTACTGCACCATGATCACCTCGCAGTGGAGATTTGTGAAGGAGAGAATGTCCCCTCAAACACGAAAGTCGAAGATAAAGATAACACATGG ACTGGTGAAGAAGTACtaaaagcagaaacagaggCGGAGGAGCTGCGAGCACAAAACAACACTCTGACCCGAAGAGGGCAGCATCAGAATGAGGAGATCCAAAGACTGAACAAG GCTCTCCAGGAGGCTCTTCAGATTACTAATCCTCTCGATGCAAGCACTGAAACACTACAGGACATCTGGAAACATCAG GCCCAGATTTACAAGGAAGACTTTTTGACGGAGCGCAAGGATAGGGAGAAGCTTAAGGAGAAGAATTTGGAACAGGAGAAGAAGTTTCGAAAAGTTCACAGTGAGCTACGTGTCCTCAAATCTCAG GTGGCTCAGACACCACAGCCCGTACTTGAATGCACctgtacaaaacaaaacacaaactggGAGGTCCGCCAGATTAACGAGAACCACATCCAACTACAAAGACGTTACACACCTAACAAAAAACTCTGA
- the LOC134884063 gene encoding TNFAIP3-interacting protein 1-like isoform X2 has translation MLWRKGRDWRYDVCVAERSTGVKLPSAAVHPPQSLLRDNQLQKSAASSDVRMKAQIRILEDQRQELLCINEKWAKEYRTMVRYYKEKVQDLKALLHHDHLAVEICEGENVPSNTKVEDKDNTWTGEEVLKAETEAEELRAQNNTLTRRGQHQNEEIQRLNKALQEALQITNPLDASTETLQDIWKHQAQIYKEDFLTERKDREKLKEKNLEQEKKFRKVHSELRVLKSQVAQTPQPVLECTCTKQNTNWEVRQINENHIQLQRRYTPNKKL, from the exons atgctctggagaaaaggcagagattggag GTATGATGTTTGTGTGGCGGAGCGTTCCACTGGAGTAAAGCTTCCTTCCGCTGCTGTTCATCCTCCCCAGAGCCTGCTGAGAGACAATCAG TTACAAAAGTCGGCTGCAAGCAGTGACGTCAGAATGAAAGCCCAGATACGTATCTTGGAAGATCAGAGGCAGGAG CTTCTCTGCATTAATGAGAAATGGGCTAAGGAGTACCGCACCATGGTACGATACTACAAAGAGAAG GTTCAGGATTTGAAAGCATTACTGCACCATGATCACCTCGCAGTGGAGATTTGTGAAGGAGAGAATGTCCCCTCAAACACGAAAGTCGAAGATAAAGATAACACATGG ACTGGTGAAGAAGTACtaaaagcagaaacagaggCGGAGGAGCTGCGAGCACAAAACAACACTCTGACCCGAAGAGGGCAGCATCAGAATGAGGAGATCCAAAGACTGAACAAG GCTCTCCAGGAGGCTCTTCAGATTACTAATCCTCTCGATGCAAGCACTGAAACACTACAGGACATCTGGAAACATCAG GCCCAGATTTACAAGGAAGACTTTTTGACGGAGCGCAAGGATAGGGAGAAGCTTAAGGAGAAGAATTTGGAACAGGAGAAGAAGTTTCGAAAAGTTCACAGTGAGCTACGTGTCCTCAAATCTCAG GTGGCTCAGACACCACAGCCCGTACTTGAATGCACctgtacaaaacaaaacacaaactggGAGGTCCGCCAGATTAACGAGAACCACATCCAACTACAAAGACGTTACACACCTAACAAAAAACTCTGA